From Arachis stenosperma cultivar V10309 chromosome 2, arast.V10309.gnm1.PFL2, whole genome shotgun sequence, one genomic window encodes:
- the LOC130962988 gene encoding uncharacterized protein LOC130962988, with product MADMENPQLSLDDLLARIAELQAEVRRIAELSAQNNGESSKGSAQGTTDPLNITPPKEKLTLDNPFSEDITNYQMPKNFTLPTALEPYKGFGDPRAHVKKFQSMMFFNGPNNEPVLCRAFPTYLDGAALLWFSKLSAGSISSFEDLARSFIDYFAASRIYVHGSDYLGTIKQGQHESLKDYMIRFADATMEIQDLDPAVHLHALKAGLRPGKFRETIAITKPKTLEEFRERAAGQMEIEELREAQKSDKRPHRQEEERAFRSPSRRDIKKPSKLTPKYNTYTRFNTKRENIIREILNAKIIKPPARAGSYQDQRFVDRTKNCAFHQKFGHTTDDCIVTKDLLERLARQGLLDKYVESRKGRRGNSDREENKQATADNNKKERTTPDPPRGIISHISGGFAGGGETSSARKRSYRAMLAIEGTIQLKKDKDPDVTISFN from the coding sequence ATGGCTGACATGGAGAATCCACAACTCTCACTGGATGACCTCCTGGCTCGAATCGCCGAGCTTCAGGCGGAAGTACGAAGGATAGCCGAGCTATCAGCCCAGAACAATGGAGAAAGCTCCAAAGGCTCGGCCCAAGGTACCACAGATCCTTTAAACATCACCCCGCCAAAGGAGAAGCTCACCCTCGACAACCCCTTCTCCGAGGATATCACAAACTACCAGATGCCAAAAAACTTCACACTGCCTACTGCACTAGAACCGTACAAAGGGTTCGGAGACCCCCGAGCCCACGTAAAGAAGTTCCaatcaatgatgttcttcaatgGTCCTAACAATGAGCCCGTCCTCTGCCGAGCATTCCCCACATACCTTGATGGTGCTGCATTGCTCTGGTTTTCTAAACTTTCTGCAGGCTCAATTTCCTCCTTTGAAGACCTAGCCAGGTCATTCATTGATTATTTTGCTGCATCAAGGATATACGTACATGGATCAGATTACCTCGGCACCATCAAACAAGGCCAACATGAGAGCTTAAAGGACTACATGATCAGATTCGCAGACGCCACTATGGAGATCCAGGACTTGGACCCGGCCGTCCACCTACATGCTCTAAAAGCCGGCCTCAGGCCCGGCAAATTCCGGGAGACCATCGCTATAACAAAGCCTAAGACGCTAGAAGAGTTCCGGGAAAGGGCGGCAGGTCAAATGGAGATTGAAGAACTCCGTGAGGCCCAAAAATCAGATAAGCGACCACATCGGCAAGAGGAGGAAAGAGCATTCAGATCACCAAGCCGTAGAGACATTAAGAAGCCTTCCAAGCTCACACCAAAATACAACACATACACCAGATTCAATACCAAGAGAGAAAACATCATCAGAGAGATCCTCAACGCCAAAATCATAAAGCCACCAGCTCGAGCAGGGAGCTACCAGGACCAAAGGTTCGTGGACAGGACAAAAAATTGTGCCTTCCACCAGAAGTTCGGCCACACCACGGACGACTGCATTGTCACGAAGGATCTCCTAGAAAGGCTGGCACGCCAAGGACTCTTGGACAAATATGTCGAGAGCCGGAAGGGCAGAAGAGGAAACTCGGACAGGGAAGAGAACAAACAAGCAACGGCGGACAACAACAAAAAAGAACGGACAACTCCTGATCCACCAAGGGGAATAATTAGCCACATATCAGGAGGATTCGCGGGTGGAGGTGAAACAAGCTCGGCCAGAAAGCGAAGCTACAGGGCGATGCTCGCAATTGAAGGAACCATACAACTAAAGAAGGATAAAGACCCAGACGTCACAATATCCTTCAACTAA